The following are encoded in a window of uncultured Sphaerochaeta sp. genomic DNA:
- a CDS encoding GNAT family protein codes for MKRLFATERLDAYIISRTLAGPYLAYEKRNRELFRPYSIAQKESYYTLGSFQDVADRQFTLYEEHRMLPLLFFEKDKRKHVIAMVSLNQLVWGPFRSGKLSYSVDGDKLRQGYGTEAVKGIIDYAFGQLGLHRIEAHIQQNNSASLSFAEHLGFQAEGMAKGYLYRDGEWVDHLRLSLINECLDMRSFS; via the coding sequence ATGAAACGGCTATTCGCGACTGAACGTCTTGACGCCTATATCATTTCCAGAACGCTCGCTGGACCGTATCTGGCATATGAGAAACGGAACCGGGAGTTGTTTCGTCCGTACTCAATTGCGCAGAAGGAGAGCTACTACACCTTGGGTTCGTTCCAGGATGTTGCGGACCGTCAATTCACCCTCTATGAGGAGCATAGAATGCTCCCTTTGTTGTTTTTCGAGAAGGATAAAAGAAAACATGTCATTGCAATGGTGAGCCTGAACCAATTGGTGTGGGGACCTTTTCGCTCAGGAAAGCTCAGCTATAGTGTGGATGGTGACAAGCTACGACAGGGTTATGGCACAGAAGCCGTGAAGGGAATTATCGATTATGCGTTTGGGCAGCTTGGTTTGCATCGCATCGAGGCCCATATCCAACAGAACAACAGTGCAAGTCTTTCGTTTGCTGAGCACCTAGGATTCCAAGCCGAAGGAATGGCGAAGGGCTATCTATACAGGGATGGCGAGTGGGTTGACCATCTACGCCTATCCCTGATCAATGAATGTTTGGATATGCGCTCCTTCAGTTAG
- a CDS encoding TetR/AcrR family transcriptional regulator: MKQQLILSLLDLGSQQGLEAVSLSVLAKQNNISKAAIFHHFQSREALIAELFSYCNTLAYKQKRSISLEGSANEVLGRAMAHWHHLYEDEVMRSFYRIIESEALTHGEAASIKRTLDEMLIGQSSILLESLSNSGRLNIEDLDLAIQSFSSVVQRFLYRILLDDDPDIEWEEERFINRFCSLYSK, translated from the coding sequence ATGAAGCAACAACTTATTCTCTCTTTATTGGATCTGGGTTCTCAGCAAGGACTTGAGGCGGTCTCACTCAGTGTGCTTGCAAAGCAAAACAACATCAGCAAGGCTGCAATCTTCCACCATTTCCAGAGCAGGGAAGCATTGATTGCTGAGCTTTTCTCCTACTGCAATACACTTGCCTACAAACAGAAGAGATCCATCAGCCTAGAAGGCAGTGCAAATGAGGTGCTGGGCAGGGCTATGGCTCACTGGCACCATTTGTATGAAGATGAGGTTATGCGTTCCTTCTACCGTATTATAGAGAGTGAGGCTCTGACCCACGGGGAAGCAGCAAGTATTAAACGCACACTGGACGAGATGCTCATAGGCCAGAGCAGCATTCTCCTGGAAAGCCTGAGCAATAGTGGCAGGCTAAATATCGAGGATCTGGATCTTGCAATCCAGAGTTTCAGCAGCGTCGTCCAGCGTTTCCTCTATAGGATACTCCTGGACGACGATCCAGACATTGAGTGGGAAGAGGAGCGGTTCATCAACCGTTTCTGCTCACTCTATAGCAAATAG
- the pta gene encoding phosphate acetyltransferase — protein MTFAEKMKAQAIEAQKNLVLAEGTESRTIQAARKIIDEKLAKSVILVGAVDAVKKAAEAVMTSLEGISIVDPSSSEDRKAFAKEYHELRKHKGMSEDEAYEGIIDPLRWGAMMVRLGKADAMVAGAENTTGNVLLAAFQIIKTKPGIKFASSCFVMATDKSEYGANGSFIFADCATIPNPTAEQLAEIAEASALSCKTFLNTEAKVAMLSYSTKGSAKGDLVDKVVTATNLVKEKLPELQIDGELQLDAAIVPSVAKSKAPGSNVAGGANTLIFPDLQAGNIGYKLVQRLAGAEAYGPILQGFAKPISDLSRGCSVEDIVVTSAITLAQAASI, from the coding sequence ATGACGTTTGCAGAAAAAATGAAGGCCCAAGCAATTGAGGCCCAGAAAAATCTCGTCCTGGCCGAGGGTACTGAGAGCAGAACCATCCAGGCCGCAAGGAAGATTATCGATGAAAAACTGGCCAAATCGGTCATTTTGGTCGGTGCAGTGGATGCAGTAAAGAAAGCAGCAGAAGCAGTAATGACCTCACTTGAAGGGATCTCAATTGTAGACCCATCTTCCAGTGAAGATCGTAAGGCTTTTGCCAAGGAATACCATGAGCTTAGAAAGCATAAAGGTATGAGCGAGGATGAAGCATATGAAGGTATCATAGACCCTCTTCGTTGGGGAGCCATGATGGTCCGTCTGGGAAAGGCTGATGCAATGGTTGCCGGCGCTGAGAACACTACAGGCAATGTACTTCTTGCTGCCTTTCAGATCATCAAGACCAAGCCCGGGATAAAGTTTGCTTCCTCATGTTTCGTCATGGCAACAGACAAGAGCGAATATGGGGCAAACGGCTCATTCATTTTTGCTGACTGTGCCACCATCCCCAACCCCACAGCTGAACAGCTGGCTGAGATTGCAGAAGCTTCTGCCCTATCCTGTAAGACCTTCCTCAACACAGAGGCAAAGGTGGCCATGCTCAGCTACTCAACCAAGGGTTCTGCAAAGGGTGATTTGGTCGACAAGGTGGTTACCGCTACCAATCTGGTTAAGGAAAAACTTCCTGAGCTGCAGATCGACGGGGAGTTGCAGCTCGATGCAGCCATTGTTCCCAGTGTTGCCAAGAGCAAGGCCCCCGGCTCCAATGTCGCCGGTGGTGCCAATACTCTAATCTTCCCGGACCTCCAGGCCGGAAACATCGGCTACAAGCTTGTACAGCGCCTTGCTGGGGCTGAAGCCTATGGCCCGATCCTCCAGGGATTCGCCAAGCCGATCAGCGACCTCAGCCGTGGATGTTCTGTTGAGGATATTGTGGTTACCAGTGCAATCACACTTGCACAGGCAGCAAGCATCTAA
- a CDS encoding biotin transporter BioY — translation MQQKRLLLTSLFSALIIVGAYLRFPLPPVPITLQTLFVLLAGFLGGPAVGLGSTAIYLLLGAIGLPVFSSGGGLGILLGPTGGFLFGLLPASFLAGIAGNYRRKDEYPGKFRMLCILLGIGATLVIYLAGVPYLKVMGNLSWKVALQSGMFPFILGDLLKLAIATHLAGTLHTRVAQFLG, via the coding sequence ATGCAACAAAAACGATTACTGCTTACCTCTTTATTTAGTGCCTTGATCATCGTTGGAGCCTATCTCAGGTTCCCTCTTCCTCCTGTCCCCATCACCCTGCAGACACTCTTTGTGCTACTTGCGGGATTTCTCGGCGGGCCGGCCGTGGGTCTGGGCAGCACGGCAATTTACCTGCTGCTGGGAGCAATCGGTTTGCCGGTTTTCAGTAGTGGTGGCGGCTTGGGAATCCTCCTGGGACCCACTGGGGGATTTCTCTTCGGCTTACTTCCTGCCTCCTTTCTTGCAGGGATTGCCGGCAACTACCGCAGGAAAGATGAGTACCCAGGAAAATTCAGAATGTTGTGTATTCTCCTTGGCATTGGGGCCACACTGGTAATCTATCTTGCAGGAGTCCCTTATTTGAAAGTTATGGGCAATCTCTCCTGGAAGGTAGCACTGCAGTCAGGTATGTTTCCTTTCATTCTCGGCGATCTATTAAAATTGGCCATAGCCACACATCTGGCGGGTACGTTGCATACAAGGGTTGCACAGTTCCTAGGCTAG
- the epsC gene encoding serine O-acetyltransferase EpsC, with product MKPCKDQQFDASSFMDAFYGTFDRVAGNANFHGLKPLPQMLSIGEISNEFLELMFPGRCGRDRAELGLQEILKIQMQQVCTQLKSQIFLAYRYDDPSLDECEAQEKADSTVRKVCALLPQLRLKLKMDAKAAFDGDPAARNIREVILSYPCIKTLTIHRIAHELFKMDVPLIPRMFNEYAHKETGIDIHPGAEIGASFFIDHGTGVVIGETTVIGNNVKLYQGVTLGALSFPKDACGSLIRGAKRHPSIEDNVTIYSNATILGDITIGKNAVIGSNVWIKESVAPNTMVTIQEPKITVRELRSRPN from the coding sequence ATGAAACCGTGCAAAGACCAACAATTTGATGCTTCATCCTTTATGGATGCATTCTACGGGACCTTCGACCGTGTTGCAGGAAATGCGAATTTCCATGGTTTGAAACCACTGCCTCAGATGCTCTCCATTGGGGAAATCTCGAATGAATTTCTTGAACTGATGTTCCCTGGTCGTTGTGGACGTGACCGTGCTGAACTGGGACTGCAAGAAATCCTGAAAATACAGATGCAACAAGTCTGTACGCAGTTGAAAAGCCAAATTTTTCTCGCATACCGGTACGACGACCCATCACTTGATGAGTGTGAGGCACAGGAGAAAGCCGATAGTACGGTCAGGAAGGTATGTGCACTCTTGCCCCAACTCCGCTTGAAACTGAAGATGGATGCCAAGGCAGCATTCGATGGAGACCCAGCAGCAAGGAATATCAGGGAGGTTATCCTCTCCTATCCCTGCATCAAGACACTAACCATCCATCGGATTGCACATGAACTGTTCAAGATGGATGTTCCCCTGATCCCTCGCATGTTCAATGAGTATGCTCACAAGGAGACCGGTATCGATATCCACCCCGGCGCAGAGATAGGAGCATCGTTCTTCATCGACCATGGAACTGGTGTGGTCATTGGGGAAACTACGGTCATCGGAAACAATGTGAAGCTCTACCAAGGGGTCACTCTCGGTGCGCTGAGCTTTCCAAAGGATGCTTGCGGAAGCCTGATCAGAGGAGCAAAAAGACACCCCTCAATTGAAGACAATGTAACCATCTATTCCAACGCGACTATCCTTGGAGATATTACCATCGGAAAGAATGCAGTAATAGGATCCAACGTATGGATCAAGGAATCGGTTGCTCCCAATACCATGGTCACCATCCAGGAACCCAAGATAACAGTGAGGGAACTCAGAAGTCGTCCTAACTGA
- a CDS encoding prephenate dehydrogenase/arogenate dehydrogenase family protein, with product MKESMRIGVYGLGRFGSFWAKELAGHGFEVIAYSRRKKSVPPGVRLGSEEEVLTCSALFYCVSISAFKDVLKRTAGNIGKDTVVMDTCSVKLYPAKVMQELLPSSVQSIATHPMFGPDSGKNGVKGLPLVICPVNCKQETLSWWVDEFARWGLDVMHMSCDQHDREAAWSQGITHFVGRTLSELSLGDTKLATKGYRTLMSVVEQTCNDPMQLFYDLQRYNPYAKQMRMGLKGALDTVMEVLKKQEEIE from the coding sequence ATGAAAGAGAGCATGCGCATCGGAGTATATGGATTGGGGCGATTTGGATCCTTCTGGGCCAAGGAGTTAGCCGGGCATGGGTTTGAGGTAATCGCCTACAGTAGACGGAAAAAATCCGTTCCCCCAGGGGTGCGTCTCGGGAGTGAGGAAGAAGTCCTTACCTGTTCTGCTTTGTTTTATTGTGTTTCCATCAGCGCCTTCAAGGACGTACTTAAACGTACCGCTGGAAATATCGGGAAAGACACTGTCGTGATGGACACCTGTTCAGTGAAGCTGTATCCAGCAAAGGTTATGCAGGAGCTGCTTCCTTCCTCTGTGCAAAGCATAGCAACCCACCCAATGTTTGGCCCTGATTCCGGCAAGAATGGAGTGAAAGGCCTTCCCCTGGTAATCTGTCCGGTAAACTGCAAGCAGGAAACACTCTCCTGGTGGGTGGATGAATTTGCCCGTTGGGGCCTCGATGTTATGCATATGAGCTGTGACCAGCACGACCGTGAGGCTGCCTGGTCCCAGGGGATTACACACTTCGTGGGACGTACGCTCTCTGAACTCTCCCTTGGCGATACCAAACTGGCGACCAAGGGATACAGGACCCTTATGAGTGTTGTGGAACAGACCTGTAATGACCCGATGCAGCTGTTCTATGACCTGCAACGCTACAATCCGTATGCAAAGCAGATGCGCATGGGGCTCAAAGGAGCCCTCGATACAGTCATGGAGGTCCTGAAGAAGCAGGAGGAAATTGAGTGA
- the argS gene encoding arginine--tRNA ligase: MLEAVRETWKNLIEQQLSIYAAEMLGDAPELPALAVQSPPKPELGDLAFPLFAYAKVLRTAPPKIASELKARIEQLADRPSGEILLSGPYLNVRIDMGSVATALSLRIAQEKDSYGSSESLKGKKVTIEFSCPNTNKPLHLGHMRNDSLGESVAAILKANGAEVRKVNLINNRGVHICKSMLAYQKFGNNETPESSGIKGDHLVGKYYVKFAAWAKEDPSAEGQAQEMLQKWESGDPEVMALWEKMNGWTLEGLAESYEKMGISFDAYYYESETYKYGKDEILKGLEKGVFYREEDGSVWVDLEPIKLDKKVLLRKDGTSLYMTQDVGTAIMRHKDWPFDSLIYVVASEQRYHFMVLFYVLQLLGYSWADDLHHLSYGMVNLPDGKMKSREGTVVDADELVDTLTSLARNEIREKEREALVDDVEKTSSAIALGALNYYLLQVSPTKDMIFNPAESISFNGNTGPYLQYMGARISSMLRKYQDEEFSDCHTMTFDSSLLTLPDERELIKQLARYQEVVERAGSAYDPSVVCSYLYDISKLFSRWYHDNPVLKASSRSLVRSRIELVSMVLQVIKNAFSLIGVPFLASM; encoded by the coding sequence ATGCTAGAAGCGGTACGTGAAACTTGGAAGAATCTTATTGAGCAGCAGTTGTCCATCTATGCTGCTGAGATGTTGGGCGATGCCCCTGAATTGCCGGCATTGGCAGTGCAGAGTCCTCCGAAGCCTGAGCTTGGTGATCTTGCTTTCCCTCTCTTTGCTTATGCAAAGGTCCTGAGAACGGCTCCCCCTAAGATCGCCTCTGAACTCAAGGCCCGTATTGAACAGCTTGCTGATCGTCCTTCCGGTGAGATTCTCCTAAGTGGTCCTTACCTGAATGTCCGTATTGACATGGGCTCCGTTGCAACAGCTCTCTCTTTACGTATTGCACAGGAGAAGGATAGTTATGGGAGCAGTGAATCACTCAAGGGCAAGAAGGTTACCATTGAGTTCAGCTGTCCCAATACCAACAAACCTCTCCATCTGGGCCATATGCGTAATGACAGCCTGGGAGAGAGTGTTGCCGCCATACTGAAGGCCAATGGAGCTGAGGTCCGCAAGGTAAATCTTATCAATAACCGCGGGGTGCATATTTGCAAGTCAATGCTTGCTTACCAGAAGTTCGGCAATAACGAGACTCCTGAATCCAGTGGTATCAAGGGAGACCATCTCGTTGGTAAGTACTATGTCAAGTTTGCCGCTTGGGCAAAAGAGGATCCCTCCGCTGAAGGGCAAGCCCAGGAGATGTTGCAGAAGTGGGAGAGTGGGGACCCTGAGGTTATGGCACTTTGGGAGAAAATGAACGGATGGACACTCGAAGGCCTCGCTGAAAGCTATGAGAAGATGGGAATCAGTTTTGATGCCTATTACTATGAGTCTGAGACATACAAGTATGGGAAGGATGAGATTCTTAAAGGTCTTGAGAAGGGAGTCTTCTATCGTGAGGAGGACGGATCGGTATGGGTTGACCTGGAGCCGATCAAGTTGGACAAGAAGGTGCTCCTACGCAAGGATGGAACCAGCTTATACATGACCCAGGACGTGGGAACAGCCATCATGCGACATAAAGACTGGCCTTTCGATTCTTTGATCTATGTGGTTGCCAGTGAGCAGAGGTATCACTTTATGGTGCTCTTCTATGTGTTGCAGCTGTTGGGGTACTCCTGGGCTGATGATCTTCATCACCTCTCCTACGGCATGGTTAACCTGCCTGATGGAAAGATGAAAAGCCGTGAAGGAACCGTTGTCGATGCCGATGAGTTGGTTGATACCCTCACTTCCCTTGCACGTAATGAGATCCGTGAGAAAGAGCGTGAGGCCCTTGTTGATGATGTGGAGAAGACCAGCAGTGCCATTGCACTCGGTGCGCTGAACTACTACTTGCTGCAAGTCTCCCCGACCAAGGATATGATCTTCAATCCTGCTGAATCGATCTCTTTCAATGGGAATACCGGACCATACCTTCAGTACATGGGTGCGAGAATCTCGAGCATGCTCAGGAAGTATCAGGATGAAGAGTTTTCCGATTGCCATACGATGACATTCGACAGCAGCTTGCTGACCCTTCCTGATGAGCGAGAGCTTATCAAGCAGCTTGCACGGTATCAGGAAGTTGTTGAAAGGGCAGGTAGTGCATATGATCCCTCTGTTGTTTGCAGCTATCTCTATGATATCTCAAAGTTGTTCAGTCGCTGGTATCATGACAATCCGGTTCTGAAGGCTTCTTCCCGCTCCCTGGTCCGTTCCCGTATCGAACTGGTAAGCATGGTCTTGCAGGTGATCAAGAATGCCTTCAGTTTGATTGGTGTTCCCTTCCTTGCTTCGATGTAA
- a CDS encoding MATE family efflux transporter: MLRSTKPLNLLDRSLPARTIIWALAWPTILEQFLQVTVTYVDSAMVGSLGAQATAAVSVPASTIWLVNGWMNAFAIGFSVLMARNLGSGKTDRARLITRQAILSSLFFGLFLTFSFLLIARRLPSWIGAEATVEPLAQQYFHYIALGYLPNLLMILISTLLRLSGDSRTPLYLNGLNNLMNILLNLLFIFPSIPLGFVTIPGLGLGVKGAAMATSISCTVTSILLFGILLTTSNPIRLSLKGSWKFDIHILKSSLRLALPMALERSTLSFGQIVYTKMVGTLGTTALAAHFLAINAESMTYLPASGFATAATTLVAQSLGSEDKQLARRFASTCVAMGTLLMTLMGVILYVFAPLLMSFFTRDAQVIALGSRVLRLEAFAEPAFGLSILVFGVLRGAGDTKGPFHIAVTGMWLIRLPLAYLLLSTTNLALMGIWLAMVADLNIRGIICLVRYRRFTWLDSWRESH, from the coding sequence ATGCTCAGAAGTACAAAACCATTGAATCTACTCGATCGATCGCTCCCTGCGAGAACCATCATCTGGGCGCTCGCCTGGCCTACCATCCTTGAACAATTCCTCCAGGTTACCGTTACCTATGTCGATTCAGCCATGGTTGGCTCCCTTGGTGCTCAGGCAACTGCAGCAGTTTCGGTTCCAGCCTCCACCATCTGGTTGGTGAATGGGTGGATGAACGCGTTTGCCATAGGCTTCTCTGTGTTGATGGCACGAAATCTTGGCAGCGGAAAGACCGACAGAGCCCGTCTTATCACCAGGCAGGCAATCCTATCCTCTCTTTTTTTTGGATTGTTCCTGACCTTCTCTTTTCTCCTCATTGCAAGAAGACTTCCCTCATGGATAGGTGCTGAGGCAACGGTGGAACCATTGGCACAGCAGTACTTCCACTATATCGCCTTGGGGTACCTTCCAAACCTCCTCATGATTCTCATCAGTACCCTGCTTCGCCTCAGTGGGGACTCCAGGACGCCGCTCTATCTCAATGGCTTGAACAATCTCATGAATATCCTTCTCAATCTCTTGTTCATATTCCCGAGTATCCCATTGGGATTTGTTACTATTCCTGGTCTTGGCCTTGGGGTAAAGGGTGCTGCAATGGCCACCAGTATCAGTTGCACAGTCACCAGCATCCTGCTTTTTGGGATATTGCTTACAACAAGCAACCCTATTCGCCTTTCACTGAAAGGAAGTTGGAAATTCGATATCCATATTCTCAAGAGCTCGCTCCGTCTTGCTCTTCCAATGGCGCTTGAACGATCGACGCTCTCATTCGGTCAGATTGTTTACACAAAAATGGTTGGAACATTGGGAACCACAGCCCTTGCTGCACACTTTTTGGCAATCAATGCAGAGTCAATGACCTACCTGCCGGCAAGTGGCTTCGCCACTGCAGCCACCACATTGGTGGCTCAATCACTCGGCAGCGAAGACAAACAACTTGCCCGTCGTTTTGCCAGCACCTGTGTTGCAATGGGAACACTGCTGATGACACTTATGGGCGTAATCCTCTACGTATTCGCACCGCTCTTGATGAGTTTTTTCACCCGTGATGCCCAGGTCATTGCACTTGGTTCACGAGTATTGCGCCTGGAAGCCTTCGCCGAGCCTGCCTTCGGACTCTCCATTCTTGTGTTTGGGGTGCTTCGTGGTGCAGGAGATACCAAAGGGCCATTTCATATTGCGGTAACCGGGATGTGGTTGATTCGACTCCCCCTTGCCTACCTGTTGCTGAGCACAACCAATCTTGCACTCATGGGTATCTGGCTTGCAATGGTTGCAGACCTGAATATCAGGGGGATCATCTGTCTTGTACGCTATCGCCGGTTTACGTGGCTTGATAGTTGGAGAGAGTCTCACTGA
- the rsmA gene encoding 16S rRNA (adenine(1518)-N(6)/adenine(1519)-N(6))-dimethyltransferase RsmA codes for MRWNFAYDSPHAISDLLQREGLAMTKKFGQNFLISKPVRERIVSLLEPLKSTTVWEVGPGIGSLTALLLERGAAVTAFEIDHGFCRILREHAFGEDPNFHLVEGDALKTLPKAFGQTALPERVCGNLPYNVGSVVIAKILEEGYRIPQMVFTLQKEVVDRLCASPGSKMWSSFSLLAQMDYEVTQSFVINAGAFFPKPNVTSSVVHFALREESLVRDELRPHFLLVIRDLFAQRRKTVKNNLMGGKIGALLGKEGVASLLAESNVDPSLRAEALSWSQFLSLSETLSNYQAT; via the coding sequence TTCGCCACATGCGATCAGCGATCTGTTGCAGAGAGAGGGACTGGCGATGACCAAGAAATTTGGACAGAACTTCCTGATCTCGAAACCGGTCCGTGAACGCATCGTCTCACTCCTTGAACCGCTAAAGAGCACTACGGTTTGGGAAGTCGGCCCTGGGATTGGATCCCTTACCGCATTGCTTTTGGAAAGAGGGGCAGCGGTTACTGCTTTTGAGATCGATCATGGGTTCTGCAGGATTCTCAGGGAGCATGCATTTGGGGAGGACCCAAATTTCCATCTTGTTGAGGGTGATGCCTTGAAGACCTTGCCGAAAGCCTTCGGGCAAACGGCCTTGCCTGAACGGGTCTGTGGCAATCTCCCCTATAATGTAGGATCAGTGGTGATCGCAAAAATCCTTGAGGAGGGGTATCGTATCCCGCAGATGGTCTTTACCCTGCAAAAAGAGGTTGTTGACCGTCTCTGTGCATCACCAGGGTCAAAGATGTGGTCATCATTCTCGCTTCTTGCCCAGATGGATTATGAGGTGACCCAATCGTTTGTCATCAATGCAGGAGCCTTTTTCCCTAAACCCAATGTCACCAGCAGTGTTGTGCACTTTGCACTGAGAGAAGAGAGTTTGGTCAGGGATGAGTTGCGTCCACATTTCTTGTTGGTCATCAGGGACTTGTTTGCCCAACGTAGAAAGACGGTGAAAAACAATCTGATGGGTGGAAAGATTGGTGCACTGCTGGGTAAGGAAGGTGTGGCATCTCTGCTTGCTGAGAGTAATGTTGATCCGTCCCTTAGGGCTGAAGCACTTTCCTGGTCCCAGTTTCTCTCACTCAGTGAGACTCTCTCCAACTATCAAGCCACGTAA
- the mtaB gene encoding tRNA (N(6)-L-threonylcarbamoyladenosine(37)-C(2))-methylthiotransferase MtaB, translated as MNVCVYTLGCRLNQCESEAIADSFSKEGFTVVSEDQGADLYIVNTCTVTSKAEQKARRMIRKFARIAPTLATGCYAQVNEEELKALNDQIIVVPLEKKAHLLQLAKHLKASLVSGMSMKEGCLSFSDGKASVFDYDAASFSYHSRAYLKIQDGCDNSCAYCRVHIARGKAVSLDSTLVIERALALEEAGFQEIMLTGVNLTMYDHQGDGLGGLLEKLLSALSTNVRLRLSSMEPDHIDGRLLEALKDPRMQPHFHIPVQSGSDRVLQLVDRHYTISELSSILEQLKRSKDDPFLAADIITGLPGESEEDFQETKQFILSQGFSMLHVFPFSPRPDTPLYHAKHRVPEKIRDDRALELRELSKQLHDSYKERQLGKESEVILQNRKGGHWYGLSGNYLEVKVIDAPPFAREGMLVKGRFSDKLPKTGKMEFISYETAIRD; from the coding sequence GTGAATGTGTGTGTATATACCTTGGGATGTCGGCTGAACCAGTGTGAGAGTGAAGCAATAGCCGATTCATTTTCCAAGGAAGGTTTTACCGTGGTCTCTGAGGATCAGGGTGCTGATCTATATATTGTCAATACGTGTACTGTTACCAGCAAAGCAGAACAGAAAGCAAGAAGGATGATCCGTAAGTTTGCGAGAATTGCCCCAACACTTGCCACGGGTTGTTATGCCCAGGTCAACGAGGAAGAACTGAAGGCTCTAAATGACCAGATCATTGTGGTTCCCCTGGAAAAGAAAGCGCATCTTCTCCAGCTTGCAAAGCATCTGAAAGCCTCTCTGGTCTCTGGTATGAGCATGAAGGAAGGGTGTCTTTCCTTCAGTGATGGAAAAGCCTCCGTTTTTGACTATGATGCCGCCTCTTTCTCCTACCATAGCAGGGCATATCTGAAAATTCAGGATGGGTGCGACAACAGTTGTGCCTATTGTCGTGTACACATTGCACGGGGCAAGGCGGTGAGCCTTGATTCCACGCTGGTGATCGAGCGAGCACTGGCACTCGAGGAGGCTGGGTTCCAGGAAATCATGCTCACCGGTGTCAATCTTACGATGTACGACCATCAGGGAGATGGTTTGGGAGGGTTGCTTGAGAAGTTGCTCTCAGCGCTTTCTACAAATGTCAGGCTCCGTCTCAGTTCCATGGAACCCGACCATATCGATGGTCGTCTGTTGGAAGCCTTGAAGGATCCCAGGATGCAACCTCACTTCCACATTCCTGTGCAGAGTGGGAGTGATCGGGTTCTGCAACTCGTTGACAGGCACTATACCATCAGTGAACTGTCCTCAATTCTGGAGCAGCTCAAACGATCGAAGGATGACCCGTTCCTGGCAGCTGATATCATTACCGGTCTTCCTGGGGAGAGTGAAGAGGATTTCCAGGAAACCAAGCAATTCATACTCAGCCAAGGATTCTCCATGTTGCATGTATTCCCATTCTCTCCCCGACCCGATACCCCGCTGTATCATGCAAAACATCGCGTGCCTGAGAAAATACGTGATGATCGGGCCCTTGAGCTCCGGGAGCTTTCAAAGCAGCTACACGACTCGTACAAAGAGAGACAACTGGGAAAAGAGAGTGAGGTAATCCTCCAAAACAGGAAGGGGGGGCACTGGTACGGGTTGAGCGGGAACTACCTGGAAGTAAAAGTGATTGATGCTCCTCCCTTTGCAAGGGAAGGAATGTTGGTGAAGGGACGCTTCAGTGACAAGCTGCCCAAGACAGGGAAGATGGAGTTTATTTCCTATGAAACGGCTATTCGCGACTGA
- a CDS encoding biotin--[acetyl-CoA-carboxylase] ligase: MNHAQTLLHILSSNRDRHQSGQQLAGEMGVSRTAVWKAMETLRNQGHVIEGIPNRGYRLLTSTLLYSKERLQTLLPSWELHLFDSIDSTNRYAKTLKSGKALVLACHQSEGRGRLSRSFYSPQGGLYLSLLFPAVFPLSDASLITSAAAVAVSEAIEEMCGKYCRIKWVNDLFYENRKVCGILTEGVLGVESGRLTAVVVGIGINLFTKREAFEDSLKTIATSLYDGEDSLPPGFSVDALIACIVKKLEVSLSTLADRSFLAAYRDRSLVIGHQVRVHAGSEEYMARAISIDDEAHLVVENEHGEQKVLSSGEVSIHLEV; the protein is encoded by the coding sequence ATGAATCATGCCCAGACATTGTTGCACATTCTTTCTTCCAATCGGGATCGTCACCAAAGTGGACAACAACTTGCCGGTGAGATGGGTGTAAGCCGAACCGCAGTTTGGAAGGCCATGGAAACCTTGCGTAACCAAGGTCATGTAATCGAAGGAATTCCCAATCGAGGGTATCGCTTGCTTACTTCCACCCTTTTATATTCCAAGGAACGTCTACAAACTCTCCTTCCTTCTTGGGAGCTTCATCTATTCGATTCAATTGACTCAACCAATCGATATGCAAAAACATTGAAATCCGGAAAAGCCTTGGTCCTTGCCTGTCATCAGAGCGAGGGGAGGGGAAGGCTCTCAAGGAGCTTCTACAGCCCGCAGGGAGGTCTCTATCTCAGCCTCCTCTTTCCTGCAGTATTTCCGCTATCTGATGCCTCCCTGATCACCAGTGCAGCTGCGGTGGCTGTCAGTGAAGCCATCGAGGAGATGTGTGGGAAGTACTGCCGGATCAAATGGGTCAATGACCTTTTCTATGAGAACAGAAAAGTCTGCGGCATCCTTACTGAAGGGGTGCTGGGAGTGGAGAGCGGTCGTCTTACTGCCGTGGTGGTTGGTATCGGCATTAACCTGTTCACCAAACGGGAAGCCTTCGAGGATTCACTCAAGACAATAGCCACTTCTCTCTATGATGGAGAGGATTCCCTTCCCCCTGGATTCTCTGTGGATGCTCTTATAGCATGTATTGTGAAAAAGCTGGAGGTTTCCTTATCCACCTTGGCAGATCGCTCCTTTCTTGCCGCATACCGCGATAGGTCCTTAGTGATCGGCCATCAGGTGCGTGTGCATGCAGGATCAGAGGAGTATATGGCCAGAGCCATATCAATTGACGATGAAGCCCACCTGGTGGTGGAGAATGAGCATGGGGAGCAAAAGGTTCTCTCCAGCGGGGAAGTCAGCATCCACCTTGAAGTCTGA